In a single window of the Anaerocolumna cellulosilytica genome:
- a CDS encoding N-acetylmuramoyl-L-alanine amidase, which translates to MKIAVDAGHGYDTPGKRTPPLKKDLDMNKDGIIDIKKGESLREHVAAVGVAYLLIQELKRCGFDTLMVGFNDNNPKDDKDIPLATRQRSVVNAKCDYSVCIHFNAFGDGTSFNSAEGVEIYIHDKYAKASNKFAKAILKYLIKGTKQKNRGISKQSLAMCNCNSLNVKAAILVELAFMTNEREATTMVGNAVFWKEAAQEICMGICSYTGVKYVKEFTIPTKTINKKASKENIIWLQQKLNALMTGESFIPLKTDGVYGSRTRIAVLIYWEKLGWNQNGKNNGWNAGKGTIDALAKGRKV; encoded by the coding sequence ATGAAGATAGCAGTTGATGCAGGCCATGGTTATGATACGCCCGGAAAACGTACGCCCCCGTTAAAAAAAGACCTTGATATGAATAAGGATGGTATTATTGATATAAAAAAAGGGGAAAGCCTTAGAGAACATGTTGCCGCAGTAGGAGTAGCGTATTTACTGATACAGGAATTAAAGCGGTGTGGCTTCGATACTCTTATGGTGGGGTTTAATGATAACAATCCCAAAGACGATAAAGATATACCTTTAGCGACCAGGCAAAGAAGTGTTGTAAATGCAAAATGTGATTATTCTGTTTGTATACATTTTAACGCGTTTGGAGATGGCACCTCCTTTAATTCAGCAGAAGGGGTAGAAATATATATCCATGATAAATATGCGAAAGCTTCCAATAAATTTGCCAAAGCGATTCTTAAGTATCTGATAAAGGGGACGAAGCAAAAAAACAGAGGAATTAGTAAACAAAGTCTTGCCATGTGCAATTGTAACAGTTTAAATGTAAAGGCTGCCATCCTGGTAGAGTTGGCCTTTATGACAAATGAAAGGGAGGCAACCACAATGGTAGGAAATGCTGTGTTTTGGAAAGAGGCGGCGCAGGAGATTTGTATGGGCATTTGCAGTTATACCGGAGTAAAATATGTAAAAGAGTTTACTATACCGACAAAAACCATTAATAAAAAAGCGTCAAAAGAAAATATTATATGGTTACAGCAAAAATTAAATGCATTAATGACGGGAGAAAGCTTTATACCATTAAAAACCGATGGGGTATACGGCAGCAGAACAAGAATAGCAGTCTTAATCTATTGGGAAAAACTCGGTTGGAACCAGAACGGCAAAAACAATGGCTGGAACGCAGGTAAAGGTACCATTGATGCTCTTGCAAAAGGAAGAAAAGTGTGA
- a CDS encoding metallophosphoesterase family protein has product METQMGTFMKFIHIADIHLGAKPDRGYPWSSLREKEIWESFEGIIEECNKKQADLLLIAGDLFHKQPLLKELKEVNYLFQKLNKTRVVLMAGNHDYIGEDSNYRAFLWADNVHMLFDASMDSIYLEEINTEIYGFSYHTRNIIEYKYHQVAPGCEERINILLAHGGDEKNVPFDKRVLQEKGFDYIALGHIHKPQKLGERMAYAGSLEPMDKNEVGDRGYIYGEINKEDNQSDIKFAFYPFAKRRYFKVELAITPDMTDGSVTDTLKGQIRESGSQNMYCFRLTGNRDKDITFHKEKYYTLGNIIEITDETVPDYDFDELLRENRDNLIGLYIEKIKEESHQDNITQKALYYGMEALLGAKN; this is encoded by the coding sequence ATGGAAACCCAGATGGGAACTTTTATGAAGTTTATACACATAGCAGATATCCATCTTGGTGCGAAACCGGACAGGGGATATCCCTGGAGCAGTTTACGGGAAAAGGAAATTTGGGAGAGTTTTGAAGGCATTATAGAGGAATGTAATAAAAAACAGGCAGACCTTTTACTAATTGCAGGAGACTTGTTTCATAAACAGCCATTGCTTAAAGAACTAAAGGAAGTGAATTATCTCTTTCAGAAACTAAATAAAACCAGAGTGGTATTAATGGCGGGAAATCATGATTATATCGGAGAAGATTCAAACTACCGTGCGTTTTTATGGGCAGATAACGTGCATATGCTCTTTGATGCATCCATGGATAGTATCTATTTGGAGGAAATAAACACTGAGATTTATGGGTTTAGCTATCATACCAGAAATATTATAGAATATAAATATCATCAGGTAGCGCCCGGATGTGAGGAAAGAATTAATATTTTATTAGCGCATGGAGGAGATGAAAAAAATGTTCCCTTTGATAAAAGAGTCCTACAGGAAAAGGGCTTTGATTATATTGCATTAGGTCATATCCATAAGCCTCAGAAACTAGGAGAGAGAATGGCTTATGCCGGCTCTTTGGAACCAATGGATAAAAATGAAGTTGGTGATAGAGGTTATATATATGGAGAGATTAACAAAGAAGATAACCAATCGGATATTAAATTTGCTTTTTATCCTTTTGCAAAACGCCGATACTTTAAGGTTGAGCTTGCCATAACACCGGATATGACGGATGGGAGCGTAACGGATACTTTAAAGGGGCAGATAAGGGAATCCGGCAGTCAGAATATGTATTGTTTTCGTCTAACGGGCAACCGGGACAAGGACATAACCTTTCATAAGGAAAAATATTATACACTGGGAAATATTATAGAAATCACCGATGAAACAGTACCCGACTATGACTTTGACGAATTGTTAAGAGAGAATCGGGACAATCTTATTGGCTTGTACATTGAAAAGATAAAGGAAGAAAGCCATCAGGACAATATAACACAAAAAGCATTGTACTATGGGATGGAAGCACTTTTAGGAGCGAAAAATTAA
- a CDS encoding ATP-binding protein, which produces MRFQELRLNHFGKFHNKTLTLKNGINLIYGENEAGKSTIHSFIRGMLFGIEKTRGRASKEDLYTKYQPWDSHGFGGSMDFIAGDKKLRIIRNFDKNNKSTSILDLETGRELTASNQELAALYEGLTEAGFRNTISIEQLKARTDQELAYEVRNYIANLSLTKSKEVDVTKALAYLQAKRKELLARLPGEKQKKLMEEIELGLKAEERKAELKDKLKRAGQEEQLLIKAQEEKYQKLLTDHFPSLDSYAAYLEQFPAIEEKYRTYQDKTRQKKLLTERLQLLPESSSKKQNITSLGIQEGIHKLEEVQKDMTELNKTKETFLSQELDRIKKQDKKKRFVLVTTFLAGCLGVAVSLISGNGLLAPLWSVVIAAGIIYNIQASGKVKAQQEHVRILSEEYANALNSLKTEGINILNQFQAENLIALRKRYEEELRREMEDVHLQKQREEYNRQWSVLNEELKQLNEDIAIYVRGFGNGPLIDAYGRGELEKEAFIDSLREFVAREKRNLVYYNQEGARRLEEIRLKEEKLKWELNQLEGNEESLLENQALAEILIKEEQEINEELQALKLAIETMNRLSVDIHDSFGQELNHVASGLAKEITSGKYGTIKIDEKLNMKVGHEDNYYLIDRFSSGTMEQMYFALRMAVSDILYGKGVMPVLLDDCFALYDDVRTASVLKYLEEKREGQILLFTCHQRERAILDEYNINYHYINLNDGLT; this is translated from the coding sequence TTGAGATTTCAGGAATTACGATTAAATCATTTTGGAAAGTTCCATAATAAGACCTTAACCCTAAAAAATGGTATTAACCTTATATATGGGGAGAATGAGGCAGGGAAATCTACCATACACTCCTTTATTAGGGGAATGCTCTTTGGAATTGAGAAAACCAGAGGCAGAGCCTCGAAGGAAGATTTATATACGAAATACCAGCCCTGGGATTCCCATGGTTTTGGTGGAAGTATGGATTTTATAGCAGGTGATAAAAAGCTGCGTATTATCAGGAACTTTGACAAAAACAATAAAAGTACCAGCATATTAGATCTGGAAACCGGCAGGGAGCTTACAGCAAGCAATCAGGAGCTGGCAGCATTGTATGAAGGCTTAACAGAGGCGGGTTTTCGTAATACCATAAGCATTGAGCAGTTAAAAGCCCGTACGGACCAGGAACTGGCCTATGAGGTCAGAAATTATATTGCTAATCTTTCACTTACAAAAAGTAAAGAGGTAGATGTAACAAAAGCTTTGGCCTATTTACAGGCAAAGCGAAAAGAACTTTTAGCCCGACTGCCGGGAGAAAAGCAAAAGAAGCTAATGGAAGAAATTGAACTTGGTCTTAAAGCGGAGGAAAGAAAAGCGGAACTGAAAGATAAATTAAAACGTGCCGGACAAGAAGAGCAGTTGCTTATAAAGGCGCAGGAAGAAAAATATCAGAAGCTGCTTACAGACCATTTTCCGAGTCTTGATAGCTACGCTGCTTACTTAGAACAATTCCCTGCAATTGAAGAAAAGTACAGGACATATCAGGATAAAACAAGACAGAAAAAACTTCTTACAGAGAGATTACAGCTTTTGCCAGAGAGCAGTTCTAAGAAGCAGAATATCACCAGTCTAGGAATTCAGGAGGGGATTCATAAGCTGGAAGAGGTTCAAAAAGATATGACGGAGCTTAATAAGACAAAAGAAACGTTCCTTTCACAGGAGTTAGATAGGATAAAGAAACAAGATAAGAAGAAGCGGTTTGTACTAGTAACTACTTTTTTGGCAGGATGCCTCGGTGTAGCAGTATCCCTTATAAGCGGTAATGGATTACTAGCTCCCTTGTGGTCAGTAGTGATAGCAGCAGGAATTATTTATAATATACAGGCGTCTGGTAAAGTTAAGGCGCAGCAGGAACATGTGAGAATTCTAAGCGAGGAGTATGCGAATGCTCTTAACAGCCTGAAAACAGAGGGCATAAATATTTTAAACCAATTTCAGGCAGAAAATCTAATAGCTTTAAGAAAAAGATACGAAGAGGAGTTACGGCGAGAAATGGAGGATGTACATCTGCAAAAGCAGAGGGAGGAGTACAACCGACAATGGAGTGTGTTAAATGAAGAGCTTAAGCAGCTTAATGAGGATATTGCCATATATGTGAGAGGTTTTGGCAACGGGCCATTAATAGACGCATATGGACGAGGAGAACTTGAAAAAGAAGCTTTTATTGACAGTTTGAGGGAATTTGTTGCAAGAGAGAAGAGAAATCTGGTGTATTATAATCAGGAGGGTGCCAGAAGACTTGAGGAGATACGTTTAAAGGAAGAAAAGCTTAAGTGGGAACTTAATCAGTTGGAGGGAAATGAAGAAAGTTTACTGGAGAATCAAGCATTAGCAGAGATTCTGATCAAGGAAGAGCAAGAAATAAATGAAGAACTACAGGCATTAAAATTAGCAATAGAGACCATGAACCGTTTGTCCGTAGATATACACGATAGCTTTGGACAGGAATTAAATCATGTGGCCTCTGGTCTTGCAAAAGAGATAACAAGTGGGAAATACGGTACTATCAAAATAGATGAAAAGTTAAATATGAAAGTAGGGCATGAGGATAATTATTATCTGATTGATCGGTTTAGTTCCGGTACGATGGAACAGATGTATTTTGCGTTACGTATGGCTGTATCTGATATCCTGTATGGAAAAGGTGTTATGCCTGTTTTACTGGATGATTGTTTTGCGCTGTATGATGATGTAAGAACAGCATCTGTCTTAAAGTATTTAGAAGAAAAAAGGGAAGGGCAGATTTTATTATTTACCTGCCACCAAAGAGAAAGAGCTATTCTAGATGAGTATAATATCAATTACCATTATATTAACTTAAATGACGGTTTGACCTAG
- a CDS encoding transglycosylase domain-containing protein, producing MEQKTNNTRKVTTNKNTVKKHSKKPSKKRSRFKRKLRWFFLLFSLFFSLTMLAACLIFYVKYGEEFSSYQKLAKQLVSQSDFDTFRQQETSLVYGKDGELITALKGEKDVYYLDYKEIPKAAVDAMISIEDKKFMNHGGIDLLANIRAAVELVKHKGGITQGASTITQQLARNIYLSNEVSYERKFKEIFISVELEKKYNKYQILEFYLNNIYFANGFYGIQAASKGYFNKDVNELSLSQIAFLCAIPNNPTIYDPFDYPENTSKRRDRILFQMYEDGKIAKSEYQAAVSEEMKVVQKKMTTNNYVETYVFYSAARALMAQQGFEFKNEFESDEDRKAYEEAYTEAYNQCHKSLYYEGYRIYTSIDLKKQSELQQAVDDNLKDYQEKTKEGIYTLQGAAVSIENETGRVVAIVGGRYQKTTGYTLNRGYQSYRQPGSAIKPLIVYTPAFERGYYPDTIVVDEKFEGGPSNSNKKYSGKITIRKAVEVSKNTIAWRLFEELTPKTGLSYLLNMDFKRIDKNDYYPAASLGGFTIGTSPVEMTAAYAAIENDGIYREPTCIITIKDSEGNTIVSDSISKKRIYDTNAARIMTDVLQSVMKNGTGKGLGVLNMPSAGKTGTTNDKKDGWFVGYTPYYTTGVWVGYDMPKAMAQLSGATFPGGIWKQYMNAIHADLDLVQFKAYEDTRPPEVTEAPEEEITEAPTPTPTEVPEITEPPEEITDVPEEPIDDTVEDPDDWEEWPEDEDPEESTDTPTKSLEDIDNENNEDWTVDEQGNPNEQSLGEP from the coding sequence ATGGAACAGAAAACAAACAATACCAGGAAAGTTACTACGAATAAGAATACAGTGAAAAAGCATTCTAAAAAGCCTTCGAAAAAACGAAGCCGCTTTAAACGTAAGCTGCGTTGGTTTTTTCTGCTGTTTAGTTTGTTCTTTTCGCTCACAATGCTCGCAGCCTGTCTTATATTCTATGTAAAATACGGGGAAGAGTTTTCAAGTTATCAAAAGCTCGCAAAACAATTGGTAAGCCAATCTGATTTTGATACATTCCGTCAGCAGGAGACCAGTTTAGTGTATGGTAAGGACGGTGAACTCATAACTGCTCTTAAGGGAGAGAAGGATGTTTATTACCTGGATTATAAGGAGATACCTAAGGCAGCAGTAGATGCTATGATTTCCATAGAGGATAAAAAGTTTATGAACCATGGGGGCATTGATCTGCTGGCAAATATAAGAGCGGCCGTTGAGCTTGTTAAGCACAAGGGCGGTATCACCCAAGGAGCAAGTACTATTACCCAGCAGCTGGCAAGAAATATTTATTTATCCAATGAAGTGAGCTATGAGAGAAAATTTAAAGAAATCTTTATTTCAGTAGAGTTAGAGAAAAAATATAATAAATATCAGATACTTGAATTTTATCTAAACAACATTTATTTTGCCAATGGCTTTTATGGCATACAGGCAGCCAGCAAAGGGTATTTCAATAAGGATGTTAACGAACTCAGCTTATCACAAATAGCTTTTTTGTGCGCAATACCAAACAATCCAACCATATATGACCCTTTTGACTATCCGGAGAATACCAGTAAGAGAAGAGACCGTATTCTGTTCCAAATGTATGAGGATGGTAAGATTGCAAAAAGTGAATACCAGGCAGCAGTTAGTGAAGAGATGAAAGTAGTACAGAAGAAAATGACTACCAATAACTATGTGGAGACATATGTGTTCTATTCTGCCGCCAGAGCATTGATGGCACAGCAGGGCTTTGAATTTAAGAATGAATTCGAAAGTGATGAGGATCGAAAGGCTTATGAAGAGGCGTATACAGAGGCCTATAATCAGTGTCATAAGTCCTTGTATTACGAAGGGTATCGTATTTATACCTCAATTGATTTAAAGAAACAGTCAGAGCTTCAACAAGCAGTGGATGATAATTTAAAGGACTATCAGGAGAAGACCAAAGAAGGTATCTATACCTTACAGGGTGCGGCAGTATCGATTGAAAATGAAACAGGCAGAGTTGTTGCAATCGTAGGCGGAAGATATCAAAAAACCACCGGCTATACTCTAAACCGTGGATACCAAAGCTACCGCCAGCCGGGAAGTGCCATAAAGCCCTTGATTGTTTATACACCTGCTTTTGAAAGAGGTTATTACCCGGATACCATTGTTGTGGATGAAAAATTTGAGGGTGGCCCGTCTAATTCCAATAAAAAATATTCCGGAAAAATAACCATAAGAAAAGCAGTGGAGGTATCAAAGAATACCATAGCCTGGAGGTTGTTCGAGGAATTAACGCCGAAGACGGGTCTGTCTTACCTCTTAAATATGGACTTTAAACGGATTGATAAAAACGATTACTACCCTGCTGCTTCCTTGGGCGGATTTACTATCGGAACAAGTCCGGTAGAAATGACGGCAGCCTATGCAGCTATAGAGAATGACGGCATATATCGGGAGCCAACCTGTATTATTACCATTAAAGATTCAGAAGGCAATACCATCGTAAGTGACAGTATCTCTAAAAAACGTATCTATGATACCAATGCAGCCAGGATAATGACAGATGTCTTACAGAGTGTAATGAAAAATGGAACCGGAAAGGGACTGGGAGTTTTAAACATGCCAAGTGCCGGCAAGACCGGAACTACGAACGACAAAAAGGATGGTTGGTTTGTAGGCTATACACCTTACTATACCACCGGTGTGTGGGTCGGTTATGACATGCCCAAAGCCATGGCCCAGCTTTCCGGAGCTACCTTTCCGGGAGGTATATGGAAGCAGTATATGAATGCGATTCATGCTGATTTGGATCTTGTCCAGTTTAAAGCATATGAAGATACCAGACCGCCGGAAGTAACGGAAGCCCCGGAAGAAGAGATAACGGAGGCACCAACGCCCACACCAACGGAAGTTCCTGAGATAACAGAACCACCGGAGGAGATAACAGATGTACCGGAAGAACCCATAGATGATACGGTAGAAGATCCGGATGACTGGGAGGAATGGCCGGAGGATGAAGACCCGGAGGAATCTACAGATACTCCGACCAAATCCCTGGAAGATATTGATAATGAGAATAATGAAGATTGGACAGTTGATGAACAAGGTAATCCGAATGAACAATCCTTGGGTGAACCATAA
- a CDS encoding imm11 family protein — protein MRYFLLKADKGYTYTPRIVNLHTQIDVRDLKKGSYYKIPKRFLLRIQSNPDTVYTDIITHPLFLISDKIKRVLEKYEPNLNYKEVILLDQEFGRAEKYHLPTLEELECLTPASVFNTDKSILHKIVIDINKSGDKCMFALGEVTNRYVIVRLDFVESMLRRGAKGFTLQEVETVKGGD, from the coding sequence ATGAGATACTTCTTATTAAAAGCAGATAAGGGATATACCTATACCCCTCGAATTGTTAATCTCCATACGCAGATTGATGTTAGAGATTTAAAAAAGGGAAGTTATTATAAGATACCAAAGCGATTTTTGCTGCGAATCCAGAGTAATCCAGATACGGTATATACGGATATAATTACACATCCACTATTTTTGATTTCAGACAAAATAAAAAGAGTGTTGGAAAAATATGAACCCAACCTTAATTACAAAGAGGTTATACTTCTTGACCAAGAGTTTGGAAGAGCAGAAAAATACCATCTTCCCACACTGGAAGAATTAGAATGCTTAACACCTGCCAGTGTATTTAATACAGATAAAAGTATATTACATAAAATTGTAATTGATATAAATAAAAGCGGGGATAAATGCATGTTTGCCCTGGGAGAAGTGACAAACCGTTATGTGATTGTAAGACTGGACTTTGTAGAAAGCATGTTAAGGCGAGGTGCCAAAGGGTTTACCTTACAAGAAGTGGAAACTGTGAAAGGAGGGGATTAG
- a CDS encoding DUF4280 domain-containing protein encodes MAEEEESYLVRGAMLYCNCGSHPRRLNLPKCHGVYVLNHPVIREDDCEPGKNISYFGVCLGETPPAGAEEILLDQYVPEGETGTGEEIQGPRCAPDIIGKWRSTNEATCVSGDGTAVTTNSYLVCRCGGLIQPITNGHEYEE; translated from the coding sequence ATGGCAGAGGAAGAAGAATCTTATCTGGTACGAGGAGCTATGCTCTATTGCAACTGTGGCAGTCATCCAAGGAGATTGAATCTACCAAAGTGTCACGGTGTATATGTATTAAATCATCCGGTAATCAGAGAGGATGATTGCGAGCCAGGCAAGAATATCAGCTATTTTGGAGTGTGTCTGGGAGAAACTCCACCAGCGGGAGCAGAAGAAATACTATTGGATCAATATGTACCGGAGGGAGAGACGGGTACGGGAGAAGAAATTCAAGGGCCTAGATGTGCGCCGGATATTATAGGAAAGTGGAGAAGCACGAACGAAGCAACCTGCGTTTCAGGAGATGGTACAGCGGTAACAACCAATTCCTATCTGGTATGCAGGTGCGGTGGCTTGATACAACCGATAACAAATGGACATGAATATGAGGAATAG
- a CDS encoding type VI secretion system Vgr family protein: MITSERIKVSGGLGITELSKLSFSIKPNQHGSAVLRGRVDKQKYLEASKESLERHIVKINILEEDGTMPVQPIFSGFPKRVTYFEESGLPYVEIELTSGTILLDREIKSGSYQDSSMTYADIIKKAITDISGASVICNVGRDKKPPKPMIQYRETNWEFVKRLASHCQGCIYPEVRQPLPRLWFGFPNTGKKVTIESTSYESGISSQFFKLGAVEAGLKQADFMYYSVHSKEDFNIGDTAWMDGKNLKICQKSGELVRGELVFTYVLGTPSLTALRRTYNPVFAGMSLLGKVLSVKGERVKLHLDIDKEQSEGTAFAYDWIPDTGSVMYCMPQVGTTVSLYFSNEEEGSARAVNCIRMGQGAKGTAAMADSRKKSLTTEHGKELYLGQSNIGFQAEKSGVSLKLEDDKSISFVSSKKISIAALGKVTFRGKTVSVKSPVEMKLYRRK, encoded by the coding sequence ATGATTACAAGTGAGAGGATTAAAGTCAGTGGTGGACTTGGAATTACAGAGCTATCAAAGCTTTCTTTTTCTATCAAGCCTAACCAGCATGGCAGTGCTGTTTTACGAGGACGAGTAGATAAACAGAAATATCTGGAAGCATCCAAAGAATCCTTAGAAAGACATATTGTAAAAATAAATATTCTGGAAGAGGATGGAACAATGCCTGTACAGCCAATCTTTTCAGGATTTCCCAAAAGAGTCACTTATTTTGAGGAAAGCGGATTACCTTACGTGGAGATAGAACTTACGTCTGGGACAATTCTATTAGACCGAGAGATAAAAAGCGGCTCTTATCAGGATAGTAGCATGACGTATGCAGATATCATCAAAAAAGCCATAACAGATATTTCGGGAGCCAGTGTAATCTGTAATGTTGGCAGGGATAAGAAACCGCCAAAACCTATGATTCAGTATAGAGAGACGAATTGGGAGTTTGTAAAAAGACTAGCCAGTCATTGTCAGGGGTGTATCTATCCCGAGGTAAGACAACCTCTTCCAAGGTTATGGTTTGGATTTCCGAACACCGGGAAAAAGGTAACCATAGAAAGTACCTCTTATGAAAGCGGAATCAGCAGCCAATTTTTTAAATTGGGAGCTGTAGAAGCAGGTTTAAAACAAGCTGATTTTATGTATTATTCAGTCCATTCTAAGGAGGATTTTAACATAGGTGACACTGCATGGATGGACGGTAAGAATTTAAAAATCTGTCAAAAGAGTGGGGAACTGGTAAGGGGAGAACTTGTCTTTACCTATGTTCTGGGAACACCTAGTTTGACAGCCTTAAGACGAACATACAATCCGGTTTTTGCGGGAATGTCCTTGCTTGGAAAGGTATTATCTGTAAAAGGGGAACGTGTAAAGCTTCATCTGGATATTGATAAGGAGCAGTCAGAAGGTACGGCCTTTGCCTATGACTGGATACCGGATACTGGAAGTGTTATGTACTGCATGCCACAGGTGGGGACAACCGTATCATTATATTTTTCTAATGAAGAGGAGGGCAGTGCACGAGCCGTCAATTGTATTCGGATGGGTCAGGGAGCAAAGGGTACAGCAGCTATGGCAGACAGCAGGAAGAAAAGTCTTACTACAGAGCATGGAAAGGAACTATATCTGGGACAATCAAACATTGGTTTCCAGGCAGAAAAAAGCGGTGTATCGTTAAAGCTTGAGGATGATAAATCCATTTCTTTCGTGAGTAGCAAAAAGATATCCATAGCAGCTCTTGGTAAGGTTACCTTTCGAGGAAAAACAGTAAGTGTAAAATCACCGGTGGAGATGAAACTGTATCGGAGGAAGTAA
- a CDS encoding contractile injection system protein, VgrG/Pvc8 family encodes MREVKILLSLVNFIDIIECRITKRVNEHGSAVITGRIKEKAESTLLNHTEEVRYASLALQDEEGENEVIFSGIVESIKIRTEAGVKTATVTLTGATRLLDITERTRSFQNGSMTYGGVLKQVTGAYSGLQYIMGGSGQSSINDFLVQYKETDWEFIKRISSHSGGVVMPHYKSGGIKFYVDAFQSGKNKKIEPITYSVENELDEYFQKKKNGVELKHKEDACYYTFESREVYDLGEGLTFQNKKLYVHEVRSELKGSELIHSYRLKTEGGFQNQKQFNTKIIGASLDGKILAVSGDKVKVSLGIDKSKGSQTARWFSFSTVYSSPDGSGWYCMPEEGDSVRLYFPSEKEKHAYVVSSIHVGSDSEAIGGAEAGTSESAGAGAGISASAGTSQKEAPRSNPDNKSIQNKYNKKVELTPTTILITNQDGMTIKLDDEEGISIISKKDILIQSEENLEIVSMQESMTMEAVEALELIQGDTKITLKEDIVVEGAMLKVQ; translated from the coding sequence ATGCGTGAGGTTAAGATACTATTGTCTCTGGTAAATTTTATTGATATTATAGAGTGCAGGATAACAAAAAGAGTAAATGAGCATGGCAGTGCAGTGATTACCGGACGTATCAAGGAAAAAGCAGAAAGTACGCTACTGAATCATACAGAGGAAGTACGTTATGCCTCCCTGGCCCTTCAGGATGAGGAAGGGGAGAACGAAGTGATTTTTAGCGGAATTGTGGAAAGCATTAAGATACGCACCGAGGCAGGAGTAAAAACGGCAACGGTAACCTTAACAGGAGCCACAAGGCTGCTAGATATTACGGAGCGGACCAGAAGCTTTCAGAATGGGAGCATGACATATGGCGGTGTTCTAAAGCAGGTGACAGGAGCTTATTCCGGGCTTCAATATATTATGGGGGGAAGCGGACAAAGTTCGATCAATGACTTTCTGGTGCAGTATAAGGAAACAGACTGGGAGTTTATCAAGCGAATTTCTTCCCATTCCGGTGGGGTAGTAATGCCTCATTATAAATCCGGTGGAATTAAGTTCTATGTGGATGCTTTTCAAAGTGGAAAAAATAAAAAAATTGAACCGATAACCTATTCTGTGGAAAATGAACTGGATGAGTATTTCCAAAAAAAGAAAAATGGAGTAGAATTAAAGCATAAGGAGGATGCCTGCTATTATACCTTTGAAAGCCGAGAAGTGTATGACTTAGGAGAGGGTCTTACCTTTCAGAACAAGAAACTATATGTACATGAGGTAAGGAGTGAATTAAAGGGTTCTGAGCTTATACATTCCTATCGTTTGAAAACAGAAGGTGGTTTTCAAAATCAAAAGCAGTTTAATACGAAGATAATCGGAGCCTCCTTAGATGGAAAAATTCTTGCCGTTTCTGGAGATAAGGTAAAGGTAAGCCTAGGGATAGATAAAAGTAAGGGCAGTCAAACTGCCAGATGGTTTTCTTTTTCTACGGTATATTCCTCACCGGATGGCTCCGGCTGGTACTGCATGCCGGAGGAGGGTGACAGTGTACGGCTTTATTTTCCTAGTGAAAAAGAGAAGCATGCCTATGTGGTCAGTTCCATCCATGTAGGAAGTGATAGTGAAGCCATCGGGGGTGCAGAAGCAGGTACCAGTGAGAGTGCGGGAGCCGGAGCCGGCATCAGTGCAAGTGCAGGGACAAGTCAAAAGGAAGCCCCTCGGAGCAACCCGGATAATAAGTCTATCCAGAATAAATACAACAAAAAGGTGGAACTGACACCAACTACTATACTGATAACCAATCAGGATGGAATGACCATCAAGTTAGATGATGAGGAAGGCATCAGCATTATCAGCAAAAAGGATATCCTAATCCAATCCGAAGAGAACCTGGAAATCGTAAGCATGCAGGAGAGCATGACAATGGAAGCGGTGGAAGCCCTGGAGTTAATTCAGGGTGATACGAAGATAACGCTTAAGGAAGACATTGTTGTGGAAGGAGCTATGTTAAAGGTGCAATAG